Genomic window (Aethina tumida isolate Nest 87 chromosome 4, icAetTumi1.1, whole genome shotgun sequence):
TTCTGTATTTCACGTTGCATCAATGTGATTACATTGGACACTTTGTAAAATTGTCAGTACATGtgaaatgtgttaaaaatactaaaaatctagtttttaccattgtttaattgtataattaagttgatttattaacatatgatgctgttttaatttttaattatttaattatatattaatttttaagtagcaAAAGAGATGTAAATGTTTTGATGTCGACATGATGGCTTATATTCGGCCCAGTCGGATATTTAAATCTCCCCATTGTgatatatattgataatattattatgtagcATAGCTTTAGTAAATTCCCTTGGCCTAttagtgaaaattaaataaaaaaaaaacatttacaaggtatttcataatcaaattattctagacattttttgatttaacacTAAATAATTGCACTTTATTAAAGTCGAACTTTTAAGATTATACACTTACTTACCTAacacgtttaatttttttgattttttataatttgcttagtctaaaaattgtaagatattGTTGTAAGTTCATTAAATAAGACTGAAATAATCATGAGTGGTTTTATTTTCCCCAATTCATCCTATGGTCCttcaataaaaagttaatgggTCTtccattttctttattaaattaatgttgtgGTGATTAGTAAAGTTTCTGTAGGAATggcaaaaatagaaattatggAAAACCATTCTAAACTCACATATTTCATCACTTTCACCTTCTTGTCCATTCTGGACCTGTTATCAACCTGTTCTTTTTGTGAACAGACTTTCCTAATCCACAGATGGAAAGACTAAATCTACATTAGTTGAAAGTAActgatatttgatattttttaataaaacattgaggTGAGAGCAAAAACTAGACTAGAAGTAATATTTTCCTCTTTTGTTGATCAATTTCCACATCTCACTTCTTTAAGAGTTTCATCAGATGTTTTGTAGAAAATGGTTTCGTCAGCATTGAATATGTTAacttcttaataatatttgattcctCCATGTCACATATCAGTAATTCTGACGTCTTCTGAGGCAAATTCAAACCAACACCAAAAAATACGTCATGCATCTTTTTAAATCTGTCCAGGCATCCAGAACTGCATTTAAAATCTTCTCCAAATTCCTCAACCTTATGTTGGAGTATTGGTCTattaattggaatatttttggacaaaaatttatttaaaatgggttccttaaataaaataaatattctgtaCAATactaagtatatttattaggtATTATTGTGTGTGTACACATTTATTACGCAATAATAGATACTgtctataattataataacataattacaaaactaatattCCCAAAATAACATGTTTCTTATCTaccatttcataaaaattgttataaatacataactaaatacaaaatatattcagctttcaattaaatgaattataaacatatttttaataaaatatactgatttTAAATTCCTGCAAATCACTGACAAAGAGTTTAACAATTGATAATCATCTTCGAAGTAATTTAGTCTTTCAGGGAAtgccaaaataatttaaatctacttATCTTATTATTACTACTACTATTTACGAAATGTTATAAACAACCTTCTCTCATCAAAAACCAGTTTATCAGCAGGAGCACGCAGTACGTAGCCGTCGTTCGTGTTCCACGCAGTGTTGAAAAATGTCTGTGCGGGCACTAAACAACTGTCTGCTGTTCAGTTTAAAgaacaacaaaaattcaatCATAAAAAACTGCCTAAGAACCACGAGCTCAGCTGCACACACTCTTAAGGTAGCAGAAAAAATTAAGGAGAAACGGAAGGAGGCTTTGCTGGGTGGTGGTATCAAAAGAATCGATGCTCAGCACAAAAAGGTAATGTTTATGTACTAATTACATAgtgataatattgttttacgaGGATTTTATTGGTAAATTGATGTGATAAAGTTGTACGTTTAGAAGTTAATGCGCCAGTAAACATACAATCATCGTGTTACCTTGACAATACCCACAATTTAATCGTACCtgtattgataatttaatacgataacaacattaaatatttttaaattattatttaatttagtaaattattttgctaatATGTGCCAGTGTCATTAAAACACAAAGATTATACAATCCAGATAACATAAAACCTTTGATCCGTCTTGTAAGAGTTTcccaatattaacaaaaagaaaacaactcagataattaacaataatttttgcaaGTAATAGTTATTAAACAAGTATACAGGGTGTATTTAAACtcttatacttaatttttagggAAAATTGACTGCAAGAGAACGCATACAACTATTCTGCGATGATGACAGCTTCGTTGAATACGATATGTTCGTTGAACACACCTGCACCGACTTCGGAATGGAAAAACAAAAGGTATCAACcccatatttaattattacatagttattttcaaatacagTCTCTTAGTTTCCAGGAGATTCGGTGATCACAGGCCATGGTTTGGTGAACGGACGTCCGGTCTATGTGTTCAGCCAAGACTTCACAGTATTTGGTGGAAGCTTGTCCAGCATCCACGCCAAAAAGATCTGCAAAATCATGGACCAAGCTCTGATGGTCGGAGCTCCGGTCATAGGTCTTAATGACTCAGGTGGTGCCAGAATCCAAGAGGGAGTCGATTCTCTGGCTGGATACGCAGACATTTTCCAAAGAAACGTTTTGGCTTCTGGAGTCATCCCTCAGGTAAACcaatactttattttagtattaatatatttatgtttacctTGTTTTAGATCTCTTTAATTATGGGGCCTTGCGCTGGTGGTGCCGTGTACTCACCAGCAATGACTGACTTTACTTTCATGGTGGAGGACACTTCCTACCTTTTTATCACGGGGCCAGATGTTGTAAAGGTAAAACCACCAACaactgtttataaaatatattaaaacgtcATGTTTAGTCGGTGACAAATGAAGACGTGACACAACAAGAGCTGGGTGGTGCCAAAACGCACACCTCAGTTTCAGGAGTTGCTCACAATTCGTTCAACAATGATGTGGAGGCTTTGTTGTATCTGCGTGACTTCCTAGGATTTTTACCTCAGTCCAACAAGTCCCCAGTGCCCATCAGAGCTTGTGATGACCCATGGTAAGGTTTATGATACATAGCATGacgttatatattaaaatttaattctttatagtGATTTGGATGTTCCCCTATTGGACACAGTGGTACCACCAGAGACGACAGCAGCCTACGACATGCTGGACGTCATTCTGGCCATAGTGGATGAAAGAGACTTTTTCGAAATCATGCCCAAATATGCCAAAAACATTATAGTGGGCTTCGCCAGAATGAATGGAAGAACAGTGGGAATCGTAGGTAACCAGCCCAAAGTGGCTGCTGGTTGCTTGGACATTAACGCTTCGGTGAAGGCGGCAAGATTTGTTAGATTTTGTGATGCCTTCAACATTCCTCTGATCACTTTAGTGGACGTACCAGGATTTTTGCCTGGTATCAATCAGGAGCATTCTGGAATCATCAGGCATGGTGCCAAATTGTTGTATGCTTATGCTGAGGCTACAGTACCCAAACTGACCGTCATTACAAGAAAAGTAATGTAGATAGGTTTGATTTCCTTGAagcaactttattaattaatattatttcagggATATGGTGGTGCCTATGATGTGATGTCTTCCAAGCACTTAAGAGGTGATGTAAATTATGCTTGGCCTACTGCAGAGGTTGCAGTTATGGGTGCCAAAGGAGCTGTTACTATTTTATACAGGGGCAAACCAGATGTAGAGAAGTATGAAGCCGAGTATATCGAGAAATTTGGAAACCCATTCTCAGCAGCTCAAAGAGGTTTCGTTGACGACATAATTGAACCAAGAACCACAAGGTGGAGATTGTGTAGGGACTTGGATCTTTTACAAACCAAAGAATTGAAGAATCCAGCTAAGAAGCATGGAAACATtccattgtaaaaataaaatctattatataagaacgtttactttattttttcaaaactagAATATCGACTTGAAATAATAATCTCAGTAATTttatgatgaaaataaatgtttacatCATAATCCCaggcaattaaaaattttaattcaaaacgtGACTGAAcggcaattttataaaattgtccaCAAAACGTTGTTTTTTAAAGGtaattggattttaaattaaatgatgttaatgataattaatctattttaaggcctattttcaaaataaaactaaatgtttgtactaataataattaaaaaatggaaaaacctCAAAAGTATTAAGTATTTTGACCTTCAGTATTTGAGTTTCAGAGTTTACGAcgttgttaatatatttaagtatactccacttatttttttgttaattttgtgtcttaattttaattcaaaatatttttttgaatattcgcgctcataaattcaaatatcaggGCCGCCAACCGAAATACCTTCGCGCCGCCAACTTAGTAATAAAACACCTTTTGTGTTGTGTTCTGGTGAATAAAACGGacaacacaaaataaatccaatattACGTTAAAGCAATgcaataatgttatttatatgatcctACTAATCATCGGGCATTGTTAATCCAGTGAATCTAATTATTTCGTCGTAATCGATATTTTTGGAAATCGACCGGTGCAGGAGTCACAATGGAGGCTCTAATCCCCGTAATCAACAAGCTGCAGGACGTGTTCAACACAGTGGGCTCTGACGCGATCCAGCTACCGCAGATCGTAGTGCTCGGATCACAGGTACGTTGACAAATTTCGCATTTTTTGAATTGGTTAAATCACCGTGACATAACCTTATTTCAGAGCTCTGGCAAGAGTTCGGTGATTGAGAGCCTGGTGGGCAAGTCGTTCCTTCCCAGAGGCACTGGAATTGTTACCAGGAGGCCTTTGATTTTGCAGCTGGTTTACTGTCCGAAGGAAGACAAGGAACATAGGAGTTCTATCGATGGTATGTTGTGGCCTTAATCTAGTCagacatttttatacttaaaacaaacaaaggaCTATTCcgtattagttttattgtgtACATAAAGATAAATTGGATCAATGATAAGAAACAGGAATAGATTCCTGATGAGTAATTCCAtaactgtttttgttttaattgtattgaatTATGAGTAATTAATTCCATTAGTTCATTGtcttcaattttaaactgtaaatCAATGttacgattttttatttaactgtatTGCAACacacattattaattgtagTGTTGATTGATAAATAAGGAGTGTCTCAATTATGttttcacattaattaaatggtttCTTATAAAACAAAGTACAATGAAGTTGTTTatgaatgttataaattaacattgtttAAGGACAAAGAACTGATTtctcttttaaattgttatttgagtgtttaaaattaatatgaacatttaaatgtgattTGAATATTACTATCTTACTGTTAATTAGGGAACACATACCTctaattaaatggaaaaaaacattttatattttatttaaaataattactctgTATTCTTTCtctcattattcattttgtacttatatctacttaaattaaatcttcaataaaacaattttgatattatcttaatttctaattaattactacACACTCAAAAATCTTTACACATAAggttacataatatttaacctTGAATTTCCAAATTGggttagatattttagtagcagtaaatcttattttttataggtaCCATCGAGCTTGAAGATTGGGGCGTGTTCCTGCACGCCAAGGACAAAATCTTCCGCGACTTCGAGCAAATCCGTCAAGAAATCGAGGATGAAACCAACCGGATTGCCGGCAGCAATAAGGGAATCTGCCCGGAGCCGATCAACCTCAAAATATACTCGACCAAAGTCGTGAACTTAACTTTAGTAGATCTGCCCGGCATTACCAAAGTGCCAGTCGGTGACCAACCGGCTGATATAGAACAACAAATTAGggatttagtattaaaatacattgccAACCCgaattctattattttggCTGTGGTGACTGCTAATACGGACATGGCCACGTCGGAGAGTTTAGCTATTGCCAAAGATGTTGACCCAGATGGGCGTAGGACTCTGGCGGTCGTCACTAAGCTGGATCTCATGGACGCAGGTACTTGTACATCTAACTAAAGTTGTATTAAAACTATAGGTGACACGTTGTAGGTACTGATGCCATTGATATTCTGTGTGGGCGAGTGATACCAGTAAAACTGGGCATCATTGGGGTTGTAAATAGATCACAAGCTGACATTTTGAACAACAAAACTATTAAAGACTCTCTAAAAGACGAAGCAACGTTCCTTCAAAGCAAATATCCTACTTTGGCTGCAAGAAATGGCACCCCATACTTAGCTAAGACTTTAAATAGGCTTTTAATGCATCATATCAGGGACTGTTTGCCCGACTTAAAGGTAAACTATAATCACACCGCCTTAAGTTTGTTACAAAGATTTATTTCAGACCAGAGTTAACTTAATGATGTCCCAATTCCAATCCCTATTGAACTCGTACGGCGAAGATATCTCAGATAAAAGCAAAACTTTACtgcaaattattacaaaattcgcCTCCGCCTACTGTTCCACCATCGAGGGTACGGCCAGGAATATTGAAACGACTGAACTATGCGGGGGTGCGAggatttgttacatttttcacGAAACCTTCGGCAGAACTTTGGATTCTATACACCCCTTGGCTGGTCTGACCAAAATGGACATTCTCACAGCAATAAGGTGAGATATTTTACTCTTGGGTGGCTGGTTTTTGGTAatcctaataattaaatgtgccTTTAGGcttataataatcatttgcTTATATAGGGGGATTCCACATCAAATTGGGCACTTtgaatatgattaattttgtcaagtcaagcaaaaataatttttcaaatagtcCGATTTAAGCTTGGATATCCGGTCCGTTTCGCCTCGGGTTATTTTAATGCATGTGGTGATATTTTTGGTTTCTTCTCCTCAGTTATGGCACCGTTTTGATTTACGATTTGTTTAGAAACGCCAACGGACCACGTCCCGCCCTATTCGTCCCCGAAGTGTCCTTCGAACTGCTCGTCAAACGTCAAATCCGAAGACTGCAGGAACCCTCGCTGCGTTGCGTCGAGCTGATCCACGAAGAAATGCAACGAATCATCCAAGtaattcagttatattttgttcaaaaccCATTGTTTATGGTCTGTTTTTTAGCACTGTGGCAGCGAGGTGCAGCAGGAGATGCTGCGTTTCCCTAAACTGTACGAAAGCATCGTCGACGTGGTGACCCAGTTGTTGCGCAGACGTTTGCCCACCACCAACGACATGGTGGAGAACTTAGTGGAAATTGAGCTCGCCTACATCAACACTAAGCACCCCGATTTCTACAAGGAAATCGCCATGGTGCCAACTATGATCAAGTCCGTCGATGGTAATCGGGCCAATAGACCGAAGAGCATGTATGGCAAACAACCAGCAATGATGCCGGTTGAACCGCAGCCATTGGTAAGTAAAGTAGGTTGGGCAATCTTGCACATCAGTTGtacttattttgtttaatagatTGTTGCGAATAGTAGTGTGCAGCAACGTGAACAAGTCGATTTTTACGATTATCTCTTTAGTTTATTGCCGATTACTAGCTATAACGACTTCATGGCTGCTATACAGGTACAATGTAGTGATTTTTTGTACTGTAACAAAGGAGTTTAGtcgttttttgtatttataacacGATGAGATAGTTGATTAATTCCCAAAATCAGGAATTATCCAGTCCAGGATTTCTAATACTCTAtggttattaaaaaagtagacTCTAACATGAAATTTCTCTTAGTATTTCTATAGACAATGCACCAATTTGGCTTCTTTTTcctttttcatatatttatttggctAATCTTACTAATTCGATGCTTCCGCACCGCTTCTAATTTCCTAATAAAAGTCATTCGTACAAGAACAAGAGGACAATCGAGTGTTTTCGAAATTTCCAGTCGCGTTCGAACAGCAATCCTCAGCTGAATCACGACGACGCCACCGCCTGGGTCTCAAATCTGACTTCTGCACAGAACGGCCGCAGCGACGAGATCAACCACGTGAACAACCTGCCCGATAGTGTTAAGGCCGACGGTGATATCCGGTCAGTGCTCAGCCCCGTTAAACCTGTCAAC
Coding sequences:
- the LOC109596375 gene encoding dynamin-1-like protein isoform X2 encodes the protein MEALIPVINKLQDVFNTVGSDAIQLPQIVVLGSQSSGKSSVIESLVGKSFLPRGTGIVTRRPLILQLVYCPKEDKEHRSSIDGTIELEDWGVFLHAKDKIFRDFEQIRQEIEDETNRIAGSNKGICPEPINLKIYSTKVVNLTLVDLPGITKVPVGDQPADIEQQIRDLVLKYIANPNSIILAVVTANTDMATSESLAIAKDVDPDGRRTLAVVTKLDLMDAGTDAIDILCGRVIPVKLGIIGVVNRSQADILNNKTIKDSLKDEATFLQSKYPTLAARNGTPYLAKTLNRLLMHHIRDCLPDLKTRVNLMMSQFQSLLNSYGEDISDKSKTLLQIITKFASAYCSTIEGTARNIETTELCGGARICYIFHETFGRTLDSIHPLAGLTKMDILTAIRNANGPRPALFVPEVSFELLVKRQIRRLQEPSLRCVELIHEEMQRIIQHCGSEVQQEMLRFPKLYESIVDVVTQLLRRRLPTTNDMVENLVEIELAYINTKHPDFYKEIAMVPTMIKSVDGNRANRPKSMYGKQPAMMPVEPQPLVSKSRSNSNPQLNHDDATAWVSNLTSAQNGRSDEINHVNNLPDSVKADGDIRSVLSPVKPVNLLPQVPINSNSFRKLSENEEHDCEIIERLIKSYFYIVRKSIQDTVPKAVMHFLVNYVKDNLQSELVTHLYKSDNADQLLDESEHIAQRRKEAADMLKALQRAAHIISEIRETHMW
- the LOC109596375 gene encoding dynamin-1-like protein isoform X3; protein product: MEALIPVINKLQDVFNTVGSDAIQLPQIVVLGSQSSGKSSVIESLVGKSFLPRGTGIVTRRPLILQLVYCPKEDKEHRSSIDGTIELEDWGVFLHAKDKIFRDFEQIRQEIEDETNRIAGSNKGICPEPINLKIYSTKVVNLTLVDLPGITKVPVGDQPADIEQQIRDLVLKYIANPNSIILAVVTANTDMATSESLAIAKDVDPDGRRTLAVVTKLDLMDAGTDAIDILCGRVIPVKLGIIGVVNRSQADILNNKTIKDSLKDEATFLQSKYPTLAARNGTPYLAKTLNRLLMHHIRDCLPDLKTRVNLMMSQFQSLLNSYGEDISDKSKTLLQIITKFASAYCSTIEGTARNIETTELCGGARICYIFHETFGRTLDSIHPLAGLTKMDILTAIRNANGPRPALFVPEVSFELLVKRQIRRLQEPSLRCVELIHEEMQRIIQHCGSEVQQEMLRFPKLYESIVDVVTQLLRRRLPTTNDMVENLVEIELAYINTKHPDFYKEIAMVPTMIKSVDGNRANRPKSMYGKQPAMMPVEPQPLSRSNSNPQLNHDDATAWVSNLTSAQNGRSDEINHVNNLPDSVKADGDIRSVLSPVKPVNLLPQVPINSNSFRKLSENEEHDCEIIERLIKSYFYIVRKSIQDTVPKAVMHFLVNYVKDNLQSELVTHLYKSDNADQLLDESEHIAQRRKEAADMLKALQRAAHIISEIRETHMW
- the LOC109596375 gene encoding dynamin-1-like protein isoform X1; translation: MEALIPVINKLQDVFNTVGSDAIQLPQIVVLGSQSSGKSSVIESLVGKSFLPRGTGIVTRRPLILQLVYCPKEDKEHRSSIDGTIELEDWGVFLHAKDKIFRDFEQIRQEIEDETNRIAGSNKGICPEPINLKIYSTKVVNLTLVDLPGITKVPVGDQPADIEQQIRDLVLKYIANPNSIILAVVTANTDMATSESLAIAKDVDPDGRRTLAVVTKLDLMDAGTDAIDILCGRVIPVKLGIIGVVNRSQADILNNKTIKDSLKDEATFLQSKYPTLAARNGTPYLAKTLNRLLMHHIRDCLPDLKTRVNLMMSQFQSLLNSYGEDISDKSKTLLQIITKFASAYCSTIEGTARNIETTELCGGARICYIFHETFGRTLDSIHPLAGLTKMDILTAIRNANGPRPALFVPEVSFELLVKRQIRRLQEPSLRCVELIHEEMQRIIQHCGSEVQQEMLRFPKLYESIVDVVTQLLRRRLPTTNDMVENLVEIELAYINTKHPDFYKEIAMVPTMIKSVDGNRANRPKSMYGKQPAMMPVEPQPLIVANSSVQQREQVDFYDYLFSLLPITSYNDFMAAIQSRSNSNPQLNHDDATAWVSNLTSAQNGRSDEINHVNNLPDSVKADGDIRSVLSPVKPVNLLPQVPINSNSFRKLSENEEHDCEIIERLIKSYFYIVRKSIQDTVPKAVMHFLVNYVKDNLQSELVTHLYKSDNADQLLDESEHIAQRRKEAADMLKALQRAAHIISEIRETHMW
- the LOC109596375 gene encoding dynamin-1-like protein isoform X5 is translated as MEALIPVINKLQDVFNTVGSDAIQLPQIVVLGSQSSGKSSVIESLVGKSFLPRGTGIVTRRPLILQLVYCPKEDKEHRSSIDGTIELEDWGVFLHAKDKIFRDFEQIRQEIEDETNRIAGSNKGICPEPINLKIYSTKVVNLTLVDLPGITKVPVGDQPADIEQQIRDLVLKYIANPNSIILAVVTANTDMATSESLAIAKDVDPDGRRTLAVVTKLDLMDAGTDAIDILCGRVIPVKLGIIGVVNRSQADILNNKTIKDSLKDEATFLQSKYPTLAARNGTPYLAKTLNRLLMHHIRDCLPDLKTRVNLMMSQFQSLLNSYGEDISDKSKTLLQIITKFASAYCSTIEGTARNIETTELCGGARICYIFHETFGRTLDSIHPLAGLTKMDILTAIRNANGPRPALFVPEVSFELLVKRQIRRLQEPSLRCVELIHEEMQRIIQHCGSEVQQEMLRFPKLYESIVDVVTQLLRRRLPTTNDMVENLVEIELAYINTKHPDFYKEIAMVPTMIKSVDGNRANRPKSMYGKQPAMMPVEPQPLNGRSDEINHVNNLPDSVKADGDIRSVLSPVKPVNLLPQVPINSNSFRKLSENEEHDCEIIERLIKSYFYIVRKSIQDTVPKAVMHFLVNYVKDNLQSELVTHLYKSDNADQLLDESEHIAQRRKEAADMLKALQRAAHIISEIRETHMW
- the LOC109596375 gene encoding dynamin-1-like protein isoform X4, encoding MEALIPVINKLQDVFNTVGSDAIQLPQIVVLGSQSSGKSSVIESLVGKSFLPRGTGIVTRRPLILQLVYCPKEDKEHRSSIDGTIELEDWGVFLHAKDKIFRDFEQIRQEIEDETNRIAGSNKGICPEPINLKIYSTKVVNLTLVDLPGITKVPVGDQPADIEQQIRDLVLKYIANPNSIILAVVTANTDMATSESLAIAKDVDPDGRRTLAVVTKLDLMDAGTDAIDILCGRVIPVKLGIIGVVNRSQADILNNKTIKDSLKDEATFLQSKYPTLAARNGTPYLAKTLNRLLMHHIRDCLPDLKTRVNLMMSQFQSLLNSYGEDISDKSKTLLQIITKFASAYCSTIEGTARNIETTELCGGARICYIFHETFGRTLDSIHPLAGLTKMDILTAIRNANGPRPALFVPEVSFELLVKRQIRRLQEPSLRCVELIHEEMQRIIQHCGSEVQQEMLRFPKLYESIVDVVTQLLRRRLPTTNDMVENLVEIELAYINTKHPDFYKEIAMVPTMIKSVDGNRANRPKSMYGKQPAMMPVEPQPLVSKNGRSDEINHVNNLPDSVKADGDIRSVLSPVKPVNLLPQVPINSNSFRKLSENEEHDCEIIERLIKSYFYIVRKSIQDTVPKAVMHFLVNYVKDNLQSELVTHLYKSDNADQLLDESEHIAQRRKEAADMLKALQRAAHIISEIRETHMW
- the LOC109596361 gene encoding propionyl-CoA carboxylase beta chain, mitochondrial-like gives rise to the protein MSVRALNNCLLFSLKNNKNSIIKNCLRTTSSAAHTLKVAEKIKEKRKEALLGGGIKRIDAQHKKGKLTARERIQLFCDDDSFVEYDMFVEHTCTDFGMEKQKFPGDSVITGHGLVNGRPVYVFSQDFTVFGGSLSSIHAKKICKIMDQALMVGAPVIGLNDSGGARIQEGVDSLAGYADIFQRNVLASGVIPQISLIMGPCAGGAVYSPAMTDFTFMVEDTSYLFITGPDVVKSVTNEDVTQQELGGAKTHTSVSGVAHNSFNNDVEALLYLRDFLGFLPQSNKSPVPIRACDDPCDLDVPLLDTVVPPETTAAYDMLDVILAIVDERDFFEIMPKYAKNIIVGFARMNGRTVGIVGNQPKVAAGCLDINASVKAARFVRFCDAFNIPLITLVDVPGFLPGINQEHSGIIRHGAKLLYAYAEATVPKLTVITRKGYGGAYDVMSSKHLRGDVNYAWPTAEVAVMGAKGAVTILYRGKPDVEKYEAEYIEKFGNPFSAAQRGFVDDIIEPRTTRWRLCRDLDLLQTKELKNPAKKHGNIPL